The Magnolia sinica isolate HGM2019 chromosome 10, MsV1, whole genome shotgun sequence genome includes a window with the following:
- the LOC131258349 gene encoding uncharacterized protein LOC131258349 isoform X1, with protein sequence MRRQGQYADSRVNPLVAAHMQQMSAQRMQHNSAMNHFPGRPDAFPTDEEHKYISSKAEGQWQWDRDGPKGSDALPSHLYKDGQGSDAARSLFQGQRSDSKLGLDKQANRDPRAQSHEQDMDVGYEESSLPQTFESLEQKFLDEIMKLTKEQQEAEDAENARHRERIGEINAHYQEKLTGIRVRQAALRDEFLHRESQVRHHQYQQAGLSPYQNSAGPSDARGYGTAAGAASSAGQLDSYRERVQYLEGARNHSFESRGPYPGGRSYDSGNRYY encoded by the exons ATGAGACGGCAGGGGCAGTATGCAGATTCCAGAGTCAATCCATTGGTTGCTGCTCATATGCAGCAAATGTCTGCTCAAAGAATGCAACATAATTCTGCAATGAACCATTTTCCTGGAAGGCCAGATGCTTTCCCCACTGATGAAGAGCATAAATACATCTCTTCAAAAGCAGAGGGACAATGGCAATGGGATAGAGATGGACCAAAAGGATCGGATGCATTGCCTTCACATCTATACAAAGATG GTCAAGGGAGCGATGCAGCTCGGTCATTGTTTCAGGGTCAAAGATCTGATTCAAAGCTGGGTCTAGACAAACAAGCGAACAGAGACCCAAGAGCCCAGTCCCATGAGCAAGATATGGACGTTGGATATGAGGAATCTTCTCTGCCACAGACATTTGAAAGCCTTGAACAGAAATTCCTtgatgagattatgaaattaaccAAGGAGCAGCAGGAGGCAGAGGATGCAGAAAATGCCAGGCACAGGGAG AGAATTGGCGAGATCAATGCTCATTATCAGGAGAAGCTGACAGGGATTCGAGTGCGTCAAGCTGCCCTCAGAGATGAGTTCCTCCACAGGGAATCACAGGTTCGCCATCATCAGTACCAGCAAGCTGGGTTGAGCCCCTACCAGAATAGCGCTGGCCCAAGTGATGCCCGTGGGTATGgtactgctgctggtgctgcctCCAGTGCAGGCCAGCTTGACTCCTACAGGGAGAGGGTGCAGTATCTAGAGGGTGCTCGGAATCACAGCTTTGAGTCGAGGGGTCCTTACCCTGGCGGCCGTTCTTACGATTCTGGCAATCGCTATTACTGA
- the LOC131258349 gene encoding uncharacterized protein LOC131258349 isoform X2 — MEQRPFPPSGQGSDAARSLFQGQRSDSKLGLDKQANRDPRAQSHEQDMDVGYEESSLPQTFESLEQKFLDEIMKLTKEQQEAEDAENARHRERIGEINAHYQEKLTGIRVRQAALRDEFLHRESQVRHHQYQQAGLSPYQNSAGPSDARGYGTAAGAASSAGQLDSYRERVQYLEGARNHSFESRGPYPGGRSYDSGNRYY; from the exons ATGGAGCAAAGGCCCTTCCCTCCAAGTG GTCAAGGGAGCGATGCAGCTCGGTCATTGTTTCAGGGTCAAAGATCTGATTCAAAGCTGGGTCTAGACAAACAAGCGAACAGAGACCCAAGAGCCCAGTCCCATGAGCAAGATATGGACGTTGGATATGAGGAATCTTCTCTGCCACAGACATTTGAAAGCCTTGAACAGAAATTCCTtgatgagattatgaaattaaccAAGGAGCAGCAGGAGGCAGAGGATGCAGAAAATGCCAGGCACAGGGAG AGAATTGGCGAGATCAATGCTCATTATCAGGAGAAGCTGACAGGGATTCGAGTGCGTCAAGCTGCCCTCAGAGATGAGTTCCTCCACAGGGAATCACAGGTTCGCCATCATCAGTACCAGCAAGCTGGGTTGAGCCCCTACCAGAATAGCGCTGGCCCAAGTGATGCCCGTGGGTATGgtactgctgctggtgctgcctCCAGTGCAGGCCAGCTTGACTCCTACAGGGAGAGGGTGCAGTATCTAGAGGGTGCTCGGAATCACAGCTTTGAGTCGAGGGGTCCTTACCCTGGCGGCCGTTCTTACGATTCTGGCAATCGCTATTACTGA